A genomic region of Dactylococcopsis salina PCC 8305 contains the following coding sequences:
- the mreD gene encoding rod shape-determining protein MreD, which translates to MNCLITISSLLLCGLLSPTRFQGTVLLGLGPHWLLIWVVAWSIKRPPWQGIIGGMAAGLIQDGMSLSSPSHVFSLALVGFLTGRIDKEKYIQEDFISIALIVFVMAVIAETFTALQYTILDFSRLTTIWTQHQTIAIVSALLSSLWAPVVYYPLNYFWDKLDKD; encoded by the coding sequence GTGAATTGTCTAATTACTATCAGTTCCCTGCTTTTGTGTGGCCTCCTTTCCCCAACCCGTTTTCAAGGGACAGTTTTATTGGGATTGGGACCGCATTGGTTGTTAATTTGGGTGGTGGCTTGGAGTATTAAACGACCGCCTTGGCAAGGGATAATCGGAGGGATGGCAGCGGGATTAATTCAAGATGGGATGAGCCTATCAAGTCCCTCTCATGTGTTTAGTTTAGCTTTAGTGGGATTTTTAACAGGACGGATTGATAAGGAAAAGTATATTCAAGAAGACTTCATCTCGATCGCGCTGATTGTCTTTGTGATGGCAGTGATTGCAGAAACCTTTACCGCCCTTCAATATACGATTTTAGACTTTTCTCGCTTGACGACAATTTGGACTCAACATCAAACGATCGCGATCGTCTCGGCGTTGCTGAGTAGTTTATGGGCGCCAGTGGTTTACTATCCCTTAAACTACTTTTGGGACAAACTGGACAAAGATTAA